The Clostridium botulinum BKT015925 genome includes the window CATCATTTAGCAAAATCAATAAGTGATGTGTCTTGGGGAGAATTCACAAGACAATTGGCTTATAAATCAGAATGGAAAGGTAGAATTTATCATAAAATTGATCCTTGGTTTGCTAGTTCTCAACTATGTTCTAATTGTGGATATAAAAACAAAGAAGTAAGGAAATTATCTGTTAGAGAATGGATATGTTCAGAATGTGGAACCATTCATCAAAGGGATGAAAATGCTAGTAAAAATATTCTTAAGCAAGGATTAAAAGAATTAGAATTACAAATTGCAATATAAAATTTAAATATAACTAGGGTAGGAACTATCCGAAGTAAGACGACTGTGGATATAGTAGGTAACGAGGTGGGCGAAGCAGTAAATCCTAAAGCAATGAGGGAAGCCTACGACTTTAGTCGTGGGAGGTTCACAAAGAGGAAAAACATTTTAAACAAGCTATAGAAGAATTATCTTTAAAATGTGAGAATGCTTCAGAAGAAGATAAGCTAAAATATAAAGAAAAAATGAAAGAATTGCAAACTCAATTAGAAGCACTAGAAAAGGATAAAGAAGACGTTTATAATCGTGAACAAAATACTAGAGCTGGTTATGTATATGTAATATCAAATATAGGTTCATTTGGTGAAAATGTATATAAAATAGGTATGACAAGAAGATTAGAACCTACTGACAGAGTTAAAGAACTATCAGGAACTTCCGTTCCTTTTTCATTTGATATACATGCAATGATTTTCAGTGAAGATGCTCCTAAATTAGAATCTAAATTACATGAAGTATTCAGAAACAATGAAGTTAATAAAATTAATCATAGGAAAGAGTTTTTTAAAGTTTCACTCGAAGAAATTGAAAAAATAGTTAAAGAAGAATTTGATAAACCTGTGGAATTTACAAAATTAGCACAAGCTGAAGAATATAGACAATCTTTAGTATTAGAAAATACCCTAACTATTTAAAACTGTTATTTTATATTGATTATATAGTTAAAAAACCCTTAATATACAAGGGTTTTATTTTCATATAAAAATAAATTAAATTCGATAAGATAATTGCATTGACAAATCTAGCTAATAAAGTTATACTTATATTAAATTAAAAAATAATTAAAATAAATGATAGGTTTAATATACTTTTAACTCTGCAAATAATAGTGGCTAAAAATATAATCTAATTGTTAAATAATGCTATGTAAAAAGTTCTGTATTAAATATAAGCCATATTTTAGCCTAAGAGCTCTTAAAAATATAATTAGGTATCTTAGGTTATCTTAGTATTTGAAATCGAATTTAAGGGTAAATAAGGCTAAAATAAAAGGTATATATGGATAAGCATATAAATATATGTTTTAGATAAAGAAAATATGAGTAAAAGTTTTAGATAGGTTTTGACTTAAAACTAATCTATGGTTTATAGAATAAAATTAGGGTTATTTCTACACTATTTCTTTACAGTATAAATACAGTATAATAAAACATATTATAGTATATATATAGTGTTGTTGTAGTAAACTTTTTTGAGACTAGTCGTATCAACGGCTGTAGAGGTTTTTTTTCTTTCTGCGACTACATATTTTCTTTTTGGGACTACATCCCTTCTTTCTACGACTACATGCCATTTCTTTTTGCGACTAGAAAAATTCTTTTTGGGACTATATCTGTTTTCTTTTTGCGACTATATGGTATAATAATAATAGAATAATAAAAAGGATGATAAGATGGGTAATATGAAAAAGAAAATTATAAATGAAAATACTACTGTTGTAGATAATAATATTATTGAATCTCCTCTTTTTATATCTAGTAAAAGGGAAATAACTACATTAGGTACATTGGAATCTTTTTGTACAAATAAAAATGTGCAAAACGTAATAGAAGTTATGAAGGAAGGATTTAAAAAGTCTCCCGTACCAATAGATTATCGTAATGCGCCTGTTGTATATCGAAAATGGGTAGATAGTAGAGGATTAGAAAGAGAACTATTAGTGACATATGAAATTCCAGATATGACAACTATGGATGTGTGGAATGCACTGATAGGTTTATACATTCAAAAAATGTCTCCTATTCAATTCGATACTACTAAAAGCACATATGAATTAGATGCCGATGAAATGGAATTTACATTATATGAATTAGCTAAATTCATGAATAAATCTATTGGTGGTAGTAACTTAAATACATTAACAAAAGAGATCATAAGACTTAATAATGCTAAATATTATAGTTTCTCAAATGGAGTTATTTTTAATAAAAAGAAAGAAAAGTATATAAAATCTAAAACTAGAGGAATGTCTTTAATCGTGGACTGCTCGTTTGAAAGTGAAAGAAAAGCCAAAAATGAGAAATTTGATTCTGAGTCAAAGTGCAAAGTCCAGTTTAACAAATTGATAATAGATAATATTAGGTATCAATACATTAAATATATCAATCCTAAAGAATATTTTGCATTGCCTTCCAAAGGAATTACTAGAAGACTTTATGTGTATTTAAAGGGAAATTCACATATGAGTGATGGTAAAAAGTATACATACATAAAAAGAGGATTGGGTATGTTAAGAAATAAGCTACCTATGTACGAACATCAACCATCTAAAATTAAAGAACGTTTAAAATCACCTTTAAAAAATTTAATAAAAAACGGTATGATAACAGACTATTTTTACGGGGATGAAGATATTATAAACGAAAAAGAACGGTGTATTTATTTTATCTTCAAAGGTAAAAAAGATGACGTTATTAACAATTTACGCAAAAAGTACCAGGAAAAACAATTGCAATTAGAAATAGCCTTAGATGAAGTTAGAGAAGAAAATAAGTTTGAAATGAAAATACCTGAAGATTTAGATAAGGCATTAGAGGGAATAGGATTCAATAATAAGGCTATAAATAAGCTACATGCAGAGTATGATAAATGGCATATTATCAAGTATGTAATCTGGTTGCAATATGAGCAATTTAAAAATAATAAAGTTATTCAGAATTCAGCAGGACTATTAAGATTTGCATTAATGGGTAATGTAAATTTAGACATAACAAATAAGGATATAGTTCAATTTGTCGAAAATGAAAAGAAAAAATTTGAGGAAAGTAAATTATCTCGTCAAGAGATACTAGAAAATGCATATGACAAGTATGTAGACGATGAAATAGAAAAATTCAAAAAAGAAGACGGTGGAACGATATACGATATAGTTTATCAAAATACATTAATCAACATAGAAACCCAACTAGATTCTCAAATAGCCCAGCTTAAATTATTACAGAAAAACGAAGGTGTAGAAATGCCAAGTTTAAAACTTTGGGAAGAATTTAAGAAAAAGAAAGATAAATCAGAGTTGTTTAAAAAGAATTTTATAAATAGTATTAAAATGTTTAGAGGAATTAAAACTTTGGAAGAATTTGAGATAGAGTTTGATAAAAAGTAATGAGTCCTAAATTAGTGATTAAAAAGCTTGTAATAAGACTACAAAGAATCTACATAAGGAAAATGGCAAGGTAACTGCCAAGCTTTAGCTTGTGCAGAGTATTCAGATAATATAAACTTATACTAAAATATTTAAATACACGCTTTCTAATCACTTTTAAAAATCAAGGGGGATAATAAATGTTTTTGTATATTTTGAATATGAATAAAGAAAATATGATTAAAATAGGAATAGCAACGGGTGTAGAAAGAATAAAACAACATTTGAGAACTTATGAAGAGCTAATAGACTTAGATGGATCATTTATTATAACTGCCAAAGATGATAATACAATTAGAATATTAGAAAAACAATTACTAGAAGATTACTGTGAATTTGAAATAATAAGTAATAAATTTAAAGGATTAGATGGATCAACTGAATTAAGAAAGATTGAGATATTGGATAATTTATTGGATGATATACAATATAAATCAAATAAATTTCCATATAAAAATATACAAATTAAAAAAGGCATTGTTATAAGTATAAACAAGCACAAACAGCTACAAAAAGTAAAAAGAAGAACATCTAAATTAATTTCTATTGAAAAGCATGAGAATAATAAAATAATTATAAAAGAATTTATAAACAATTTAATTAATGACAAAAATAATATAAAGAGTTTTACAATTTTAAAACCGAATATTGGATTAGCAGAAAAATTTGAAATTATTTTTAATAAAGATTGTAATTGGTGGATTCCAATTGAAAAGTTAACATCTAGCTACAATAAAAATAATTCTGAATGTATATGTATAATAAACTTTAGAGTACGTTATTTCAAAGATAAGAAGAGATTAATATTGTATTTTAATATAAAAAACTTGGAACAAACGTCTGAATTAACGTTAGAAAAGGATATTAAGACGTTTTATATAAATATAATAAAAATTATAAAACAATGCAATATACTATCAGATAATAAGATTGTTGATTTATATGACTGGAATATTTTATAAAATATTAAAGAGCAATATTTTATAATATTGTTTATTCAAGATTTTACTGATACAATATAAAAAATTTTAAAAATAATTAAGGAGGATAAATAATATGAATTTGAAAACACAAAATAAGATTTTAATCGCAGATGATGATGATGACATTAGACAAATACTTGAAATATTATTTACAGGGGAAGGCTATAGTGTCATTACTGCCAAGAATGGTAATGAAGCTATTGAAAAAGTAGATGATACTTTAGATATTGTTATACTAGACGTAGATATGCCTGAAAAATCTGGATTTATTGCAAGTATGGAAATTAGGAAAAAGTCTTTTGTACCTATTTTATTCTTAACTGCCTATTCCCAAGAATCTGACAAAACAATAGGATACTCTGCTGGTGCAGATGATTATGTAACAAAACCATTTTCTCATTCAGAATTATTGCTTAAAGTAAAAGCATTACTTAGGCGTTATCAAATTTATCAACCTCAGACTAAGATACAATCATCAAAAATAGTGATTCAAGGATTAACCGTTGATATAGAAACACAAACAGTTTTATGCGACGGAAAGCATATTCCACTTACTCATACGGAATATAAAATTTTAGAATTATTAATTACCAATCGTAAAAGAATATTTTCTATTAACCATATTTATAACAGTGTATGGCAAGACGATATAGTTGCAGACAGTGCTGTAATGGTTCATATTAAAAATCTCAGAAAAAAAATAGAAAATGATACAAGAAATCCAAAATATATTAAAACAGCTTGGGGAAAGGGGTATTATATTGATTAAGCCATACAAGATACCTAAATTAGCTTTAGAGTTTATAGGATATTTGGTTATCTCAGTTATTATAGCAATATTCAACTTTGCCTTTTTATATTCTATTTCTATTTCTTTTGTAAAAAAACTAATTGAAAAAGGATATTATAGTCCATATACTATATCAGATCCAAAACTTATATATTGGTTAAAGTTAAGTTGTATTTTGACTGCATTAGTTATCTTTTTTATATTTTTTATATTCTTTTTAGGTGAAAAGATCTCATATATTTTATACATAACTAAATCTATACAAATATTAAAAAGCGGTAATTTAACATTTCGAATAGAAAGTGTAGGAAATAATGAACTTTCAAAACTAGCTGATACAATTAATAGTTTTTCTATTGCTTTACAAAATCATATGCAAAATGAGGTAACTAACAGTTACAAATAAGTTATAAAAAGTTATAATTTAGAAAATTGTTGACAGCCTCCCATATTCATAAAGAGTATGGAGTGATGTTAAATACATCCAAAATCCCTTTAACTGCTGGAAACTCCTAAAGCTATACTAACTACAACATAAGAATGAAATAAGTCTAAGTGTGAAAGTTACGAAAGTAGAAAAAATAGTATAGATGGCATAAGGTTAAATCCTAAGTGTTATAATAATGGACAATCAGCAACCAAGTTCCGAATAGGAAAAGGCTCAACGACTAGAGAATATTCTCGTACACTCAAGTGAGTGGAAATGGGGGACACCGATTAAGGTGATGATATAGTCTACGCTTATATGAAAGTATAAGAAGTTCATAAGAGAACTGCATAAATGGTAGCGTATTTATGTGAATATGCATAAAACTTATAAGAAGTTATAAATATATAAAGTTAAAAACACTCAATTAAGAGTGTTTAGACATAAAATCTTTTAAAATTGTAATTACTAAGTTATTGAAAGAACGGTTTTGTTCTTTTGCAACTTGTTCTAGTTGTTTTTTTAAATCTTTTTCAATAGTTATTTGAGTTCTAGTCTTATCTTTACTAATAGTCAATATAAATCACCTCAATGTTATTATGTTTCATAATAGCATATAAGATTGTAGTTGACAAGGTGTTAACACTATGTTATCATAAGGATATAATGAGTGAGGTGATAAAAATGATAAAAGCAGTGAAAATTAGATTATTTCCAACCAAAGAACAAGAAGTATTGATGTTTAAATCCTGTGGTGTTGCTAGATTTACTTATAATTGGGGACTTAATAGATGGAATGAAATTTATAAAAGTGGTGAAAAGCCTAATAAAATTAAAGTCAGAACCGAGTTTAATAATACTTTAAAAAAAGATGACAATTATAAATGGTTAAAAGAAGTAAGTGGTCAAGTAACAGCAAAATCCTTTGACGATTTAAAAGATGGATTTGATAGATTTTTTAAAGGATTATCAGGATATCCTAAATTTAAGACTAAAAAGAAATCTAAAAAATCTTTTTATGTTAGATATGATTCTATCAAATTTAAAGATCATAAAGTTAATTTTGAGAAAATAGGTAAGGTCAAATATAATACCAATTACAAAATACCTAATTTATCAAAATACAACAATCCAAGATGTCATTTTGACGGGAAGTATTGGTATTTAACATTAGGATTTGAACATAACGAAAATCAAGTTGGATTAAATAAGGATTTAAGTATTGGTATAGATTTAGGAGTTAAAGATTTTGCTGTTGTTAACTGCTTAGATAAACCTATAAAAAACATTAATAAATCTGTTAAAATTAGAAAATTAAAAAAGAGATTAAAAAGACTACAAAGACAAGTAAGTAGAAAATACTTAATGAATAAGCAAAATAACAAATTTATTAAAACTAATAATATTATTAAATTAGAACATGAAATAAGACTTATTTATAGAAAACTTAATAATATTAGAAATAACCACATACATCAAACTACAAATAAAATAATAAAATTAAAGCCACACAGAGTGGTAATGGAAGACTTAAATATTCAAGGAATGATGAAAAACAAACATCTATCAAAAGCAATACAAGAACAATGTTTTTATGAATTTATAAGACAAATGAAGTATAAATGTGAATGGAACAATATAAAATTCATACAAGTAGATAGATTTTATCCAAGTAGTAAAACTTGTTCATGTTGTGGCAATGTTAAGAAGGATTTAAAGTTATCTGATAGAGTTTATAAGTGTGATAAATGTGGTTTAGTTATTGATAGAGATTATAATGCTAGTATTAATCTTAGTAATTATAAAATAGCATAATTGGTATAGAGAAATTATGCTATGTGTACCGTGCGTTGTACGGGAATTTAAGTCCTTGGAGAGTTATACCAAACTAGAGTAGAATAAGGAATTATTCAAAATAGAACTTTAAGAAGAGGAAAGTTGTTTAGTAATGAACAACACATATAGAATTTATATATTTATAACTTTTTATAAGTTTTATGCAACGGATAAGCTAAAAAGAGAAAAAGAGAACTTGATTAAGTCACTATCTCATGATATTAGAACACCTCTTACAGCAATTATATCTTATTCAGATTTTATAAAAAATAAAAGATATAATAGTAATGAAAAACTTGAAAGTTATATTGAAATAATACAAAATAAGGCTTATCAAATACAAGAATTAACAAATTTGCTGTTAAATACAGATATAAAACCTCCTAACTCCGATAATACTCCTCTTTTAGAAGGTAAATTAATGTTTGAACAGTTCATTAGTGAATTTGTCAGTGCTTTAGAAGATGAGAATTTTGAGGTAGAAATAGATAGACTTGCCTTAGTTGATTTTAAAGCTAAATTTGATGTTCAGGATATATCTAGAATATTTGATAATATTTATTCCAATATTATCAAATATGCAAGTAACCTGGGAAAAATACAACTTGAGATTTTTATTGAAGATAATAATCTTGTATTTACTCAGACAAACGTTATTAAAGATAAAATTCCTAATAATATTGAAAGTCATGGTATAGGTCTTAATAATATTAATAAAATTGTGAAAAGCTATAACGGTGAAATGAAGTATATTTTAACTCAGAAGATATACAAAATAGAAATTAAAATTCCATTATAATCTTTAGAATTCTTTAGAATTATATTACCAAAAAACATAGAAATTTAATATATTATAAGACTATAGAAAACATTATGGATGGAGGAAATAATTATGGCACTTGGATATCTACTATTATTATTTATTGTTATGTCGGCAATAAGCTCAGTTGGGATTGTTTTACTTTATGTTATTAAAAATGAAACAATAAAAAATATATTATTTTATTGTTTAGCTATGTGGTCAATGGGCATCGCTTGTTTAGCCGCAATTAGTTTACCGACTAACTTTTTAGGTCATAGATTAATTAACTGTTTACTTGGATTCATATCAATAATGGCAATTATTCTTAAAATTAAAGA containing:
- a CDS encoding replication initiator protein A → MGNMKKKIINENTTVVDNNIIESPLFISSKREITTLGTLESFCTNKNVQNVIEVMKEGFKKSPVPIDYRNAPVVYRKWVDSRGLERELLVTYEIPDMTTMDVWNALIGLYIQKMSPIQFDTTKSTYELDADEMEFTLYELAKFMNKSIGGSNLNTLTKEIIRLNNAKYYSFSNGVIFNKKKEKYIKSKTRGMSLIVDCSFESERKAKNEKFDSESKCKVQFNKLIIDNIRYQYIKYINPKEYFALPSKGITRRLYVYLKGNSHMSDGKKYTYIKRGLGMLRNKLPMYEHQPSKIKERLKSPLKNLIKNGMITDYFYGDEDIINEKERCIYFIFKGKKDDVINNLRKKYQEKQLQLEIALDEVREENKFEMKIPEDLDKALEGIGFNNKAINKLHAEYDKWHIIKYVIWLQYEQFKNNKVIQNSAGLLRFALMGNVNLDITNKDIVQFVENEKKKFEESKLSRQEILENAYDKYVDDEIEKFKKEDGGTIYDIVYQNTLINIETQLDSQIAQLKLLQKNEGVEMPSLKLWEEFKKKKDKSELFKKNFINSIKMFRGIKTLEEFEIEFDKK
- a CDS encoding response regulator transcription factor, giving the protein MNLKTQNKILIADDDDDIRQILEILFTGEGYSVITAKNGNEAIEKVDDTLDIVILDVDMPEKSGFIASMEIRKKSFVPILFLTAYSQESDKTIGYSAGADDYVTKPFSHSELLLKVKALLRRYQIYQPQTKIQSSKIVIQGLTVDIETQTVLCDGKHIPLTHTEYKILELLITNRKRIFSINHIYNSVWQDDIVADSAVMVHIKNLRKKIENDTRNPKYIKTAWGKGYYID
- a CDS encoding HAMP domain-containing protein, giving the protein MIKPYKIPKLALEFIGYLVISVIIAIFNFAFLYSISISFVKKLIEKGYYSPYTISDPKLIYWLKLSCILTALVIFFIFFIFFLGEKISYILYITKSIQILKSGNLTFRIESVGNNELSKLADTINSFSIALQNHMQNEVTNSYK
- a CDS encoding RNA-guided endonuclease InsQ/TnpB family protein — its product is MIKAVKIRLFPTKEQEVLMFKSCGVARFTYNWGLNRWNEIYKSGEKPNKIKVRTEFNNTLKKDDNYKWLKEVSGQVTAKSFDDLKDGFDRFFKGLSGYPKFKTKKKSKKSFYVRYDSIKFKDHKVNFEKIGKVKYNTNYKIPNLSKYNNPRCHFDGKYWYLTLGFEHNENQVGLNKDLSIGIDLGVKDFAVVNCLDKPIKNINKSVKIRKLKKRLKRLQRQVSRKYLMNKQNNKFIKTNNIIKLEHEIRLIYRKLNNIRNNHIHQTTNKIIKLKPHRVVMEDLNIQGMMKNKHLSKAIQEQCFYEFIRQMKYKCEWNNIKFIQVDRFYPSSKTCSCCGNVKKDLKLSDRVYKCDKCGLVIDRDYNASINLSNYKIA
- a CDS encoding sensor histidine kinase, whose amino-acid sequence is MNNTYRIYIFITFYKFYATDKLKREKENLIKSLSHDIRTPLTAIISYSDFIKNKRYNSNEKLESYIEIIQNKAYQIQELTNLLLNTDIKPPNSDNTPLLEGKLMFEQFISEFVSALEDENFEVEIDRLALVDFKAKFDVQDISRIFDNIYSNIIKYASNLGKIQLEIFIEDNNLVFTQTNVIKDKIPNNIESHGIGLNNINKIVKSYNGEMKYILTQKIYKIEIKIPL